A single region of the Opisthocomus hoazin isolate bOpiHoa1 unplaced genomic scaffold, bOpiHoa1.hap1 HAP1_SCAFFOLD_145, whole genome shotgun sequence genome encodes:
- the TAF6L gene encoding LOW QUALITY PROTEIN: TAF6-like RNA polymerase II p300/CBP-associated factor-associated factor 65 kDa subunit 6L (The sequence of the model RefSeq protein was modified relative to this genomic sequence to represent the inferred CDS: inserted 2 bases in 1 codon), producing the protein MAEREERRFVELPRDSVRLMAESTGLELSDEVAALLAEDVCYRLREAAQNSSQFLKHTRRRRLTVEDFNRALRWSNVEAVCGCGSQDALPFRAAREGELYFPEEREVNLVELALATNIPKGCAEAAVRVHVSYLDGKGNLEPQGAVPSAVSTLTDDLLKYYQHVTRAVLGDDPQLMKVALQDLQTNSKIAALLPYFVYVVSGVKSVSHDLEQLSRLLHIARSLIANPFLCLGPYARSLTGSVAYCALEPLAASINPLNDHWPLRDYAAMLLGRIFWSHGERVSGLCRQTLLSLQKVLADPVRPLCSHYGAVVGLHALGWKAVERVLYPHLPTYWANLQAVLDDNSVSNAQVKADGHKVYGAILVAVERLLKMKAQQAPGREAADPPSEPAFGLGRPSPQLGEGGGGAPPSPPAAAVSLHEMYRELYAFFGDSLAARFGTGXPPPAAPPPAGTPEAARKDSPAAGGEGAARKMPQLTANATVSPRDEGEPPAARPLPHRAAALPRPPGTPRQPGHRPGARDVFPKCRLAPRGAPRFSFVIAGRQAGRRCQGRRFQTSFAQHHAPGHVSRYAQKLPVIGRGARAGRRWPRAEYSLQLLL; encoded by the exons ATGGCGGAGCGGGAGGAGCGGCGCTTCGTGGAGCTGCCGCGGGACTCGGTGCGGCTGATGGCGGAGAGCACCGGGCTGGAGCTCAGCGACGAGGTGGCGGCTCTGCTGGCCGAGGACGTCTGCTACCGGCTGCGGGAGGCCGCGCAG AACAGCTCCCAGTTCCTGAAGCACACCCGGCGCCGCAGACTCACCGTGGAGGACTTCAACCGGGCGCTGCGCTGGAGCAACGTGGAg gccgtgTGCGGCTGCGGCTCGCAGGACGCGCTGCCGTTCCGCGCCGCCCGCGAGGGGGAGCTCTACTTCCCCGAGGAGCGCGAGGTCAACCTGGTGGAGCTGGCCCTGGCCACCAACATCCCCAAGGGCTGCGCGGAGGCGGCCGTGCGAG TGCACGTCTCCTACCTGGACGGCAAAGGGAACCTGGAGCCGCAGGGAgctg TGCCCAGCGCTGTCTCCACGCTGACCGACGACCTCCTCAAGTACTACCAGCACGTCACCCGCGCCGTGCTGGGCGACGACCCCCAGCTGATGaag GTGGCCCTCCAGGACCTTCAGACCAACTCCAAGATCGCCGCCCTCCTGCCCTACTTCGTCTACGTGGTCAGCGGG gtgaaATCTGTGAGCCACGACCTGGAGCAGCTGAGCCGGCTGCTGCACATCGCCCGCAGCCTGATCGCGAACCCCTTCCTCTGCCTGGGCCCCTACGCCCGCAGCCTGACGGGCAGCGTCGCCTACTGCGCCCTGGAGCCGCTCGCCGCCTCCATCAACCCCCTCAACGACCACTGGCCGCTGCGCGACTACGCCGCCATGCTGCTGGGCCGCATCTTCTG GAGCCACGGCGAGCGGGTGAGCGGGCTGTGCCGGCAGACGCTGCTGTCGCTGCAGAAGGTGCTGGCGGACCCCGTGCGCCCGCTCTGCTCCCACTACGGGGCCGTGGTGGGGCTGCACGCGCTGGGCTGGAag GCGGTGGAGCGCGTGCTGTACCCCCACCTCCCCACCTACTGGGCCAACCTCCAGGCCGTGCTGGACGACAACTCCGTCTCCAACGCCCAGGTCAAGGCCGACGGGCACAAGGTCTACGGCGCCATCTTG GTGGCCGTGGAGCGGTTGCTGAAGATGAAGGCGCAGCAGGCGCCGGGGCGCGAGGCCGCGGACCCCCCCTCCGAGCCGGCCTTCGGCCTCGGCCGCCCCTCGCCGCAGctgggggagggcggcggcggagcccccccctcgccgcccgccgccgccgtctccCTGCACGAGATGTACCGCGAGCTCTACGCCTTCTTCGGCGACAGCTTGGCCGCCCGCTTCGGCaccgg ccccccgcccgccgccccgccgcccgccgggacccccgAAGCCGCCCGCAAGGActcgccggcggcggggggcgagggggccgCCCGCAAGATGCCGCAGCTGACGGCCAACGCCACGGTGAGCCCGCGCGACGAGggcgagccccccgccgcccgcccactCCCGCACCGCGCggccgccctgccccggccccccgggaccccccggcagCCCGGCCACCGCCCCGGCGCCCGCGACGTCTTCCCGAAATGCCGCTTGGCCCCGCGCGGAGCCCCGCGCTTCAGCTTCGTCATCGCCGGGCGCCAGGCCGGGCGCCGCTGCCAGGGCCGCCGCTTCCAGACCAGCTTCGCGCAGCACCACGCGCCCGGCCACGTCTCGCGCTACGCCCAGAAGCTGCCCGTGATCGGGCGCGGAGCCCGGGCGGGCCGGCGGTGGCCGCGCGCCGAGTACtcgctgcagctcctgctctga
- the TMEM179B gene encoding transmembrane protein 179B isoform X2: MAAAVLQLAELGLHGAAFLCGVVCAAALTVAQGEFGGRCPLYGAVSWNGTALVPEAFSHPSLCSFVSGVSVVAALCGFAALLRGVAGCCGQEAPRDRPWLGIALAVAFIVLFFLLVSACILRVGMDAFCASIVQAKGLASCQEAEQQPWGSYSPARFYSNLYSAQASGWVSAFLWALLSARLLARRRSGTPAPESSAESEAILGGRR; the protein is encoded by the exons atggcggcggcggtgcTGCAGCTGGCGGAGCTGGGCCTCCACGGAGCCGCCTTCCTCTGCGGCGTCGTCTGCGCCGCGGCCCTCACCGTGGCTCAG GGCGAGTTCGGGGGCCGGTGCCCGCTCTACGGCGCGGTGAGCTGGAACGGGACGGCGCTGGTGCCCGAGGCCTTCAGCCACCCCTCGCTCTGCTCCTTCGTCTCGGGCGTCTCCGTCGTGGCCGCCCTGTGCGGCTTCGCGGCGCTGCTCCGCGGCGTCGCCGGCTGCTGCGGCCAGGAGGCCCCGCG GGACCGTCCCTGGCTCGGCATCGCCCTGGCCGTCGCCTTCAtcgtcctcttcttcctcctcgtcTCAGCCTGCATCCTCCGCGTGGGGATGGACGCTTTCTGCGCCTCCATCGTGCAGGCCAAGGGCCTGGCCAG ctgccAGGAGGCCGAGCAGCAGCCGTGGGGGTCCTACAGCCCCGCCCGCTTCTACAGCAACCTCTACAGCGcccag gCATCGGGCTGGGTGAGCGCGTTCCTGTGGGCGCTGCTGAGcgcccggctgctggcccggcggAGGAGCGGGACCCCGGCCCCCGAGAGCAGCGCCGAGAGCGAAGCCATCTTGGGGGGGCGGCGCTGA
- the TMEM179B gene encoding transmembrane protein 179B isoform X1, translating into MAAAVLQLAELGLHGAAFLCGVVCAAALTVAQGEFGGRCPLYGAVSWNGTALVPEAFSHPSLCSFVSGVSVVAALCGFAALLRGVAGCCGQEAPRRDRPWLGIALAVAFIVLFFLLVSACILRVGMDAFCASIVQAKGLASCQEAEQQPWGSYSPARFYSNLYSAQASGWVSAFLWALLSARLLARRRSGTPAPESSAESEAILGGRR; encoded by the exons atggcggcggcggtgcTGCAGCTGGCGGAGCTGGGCCTCCACGGAGCCGCCTTCCTCTGCGGCGTCGTCTGCGCCGCGGCCCTCACCGTGGCTCAG GGCGAGTTCGGGGGCCGGTGCCCGCTCTACGGCGCGGTGAGCTGGAACGGGACGGCGCTGGTGCCCGAGGCCTTCAGCCACCCCTCGCTCTGCTCCTTCGTCTCGGGCGTCTCCGTCGTGGCCGCCCTGTGCGGCTTCGCGGCGCTGCTCCGCGGCGTCGCCGGCTGCTGCGGCCAGGAGGCCCCGCG CAGGGACCGTCCCTGGCTCGGCATCGCCCTGGCCGTCGCCTTCAtcgtcctcttcttcctcctcgtcTCAGCCTGCATCCTCCGCGTGGGGATGGACGCTTTCTGCGCCTCCATCGTGCAGGCCAAGGGCCTGGCCAG ctgccAGGAGGCCGAGCAGCAGCCGTGGGGGTCCTACAGCCCCGCCCGCTTCTACAGCAACCTCTACAGCGcccag gCATCGGGCTGGGTGAGCGCGTTCCTGTGGGCGCTGCTGAGcgcccggctgctggcccggcggAGGAGCGGGACCCCGGCCCCCGAGAGCAGCGCCGAGAGCGAAGCCATCTTGGGGGGGCGGCGCTGA
- the TUT1 gene encoding LOW QUALITY PROTEIN: speckle targeted PIP5K1A-regulated poly(A) polymerase (The sequence of the model RefSeq protein was modified relative to this genomic sequence to represent the inferred CDS: inserted 2 bases in 1 codon; deleted 2 bases in 2 codons), giving the protein MEPAPGPDPGSGVGPGPAMDPAPGPAVGPDQAPAVGPDPGPAMDAAPGPAVGPDQAPVLGPDQAPGVGPDPGPAMDPAPGPAVGPDQAPAVGPGLAMDAAPGPAVGPDQAPVLGPDQAPGVGPDPGLAMDTAPGPVLGPDPGPDPSPAMAAGPSPSPDPAADPDVEALPRGGFRCRLCQISAANRPSLADHLRGKKHGRLRSLRAERRAQERRSLFVSGFARGTSGSELAEYFRAFGDVAAVVMDKEKGAYAIVELRDPAGRERALAEPQHGLAGHRLRVRPREEKAFAYGPPGRGARREPLGPGQLEQALCQASDVDAQMSQLVGLLALSEAERRVRHLLVTLFQEVFTEFFPGCAVVPFGSSVNGFDARGCDLDLLLDLEPTKSLQASAREAPGSGAGSGADDSMLSDVDLALTPAPELLELVATVLRRCVPGVGRVRAVPAARRPVVKFSHKQSGLAGDISVDNRLALLNTRFLRLCAEADARVRPLVYAVRLWAKRQGLAGNPAGGGPLLNNYALTLLVLFFLQTRSPPVLPAVARLRDVAGDEDRAVVAGWDCSFPRDAATLEPSANAESPSSLLAAFFGDFGDFDFAARVISLREGRALPXLAEADRELKLGSLNLQDPFELSHNVAANVTEKTAARFGRCCRAAAKYCRSLQYRRKSCKGRAWGLTRLFQPGAVEPGAASAGAFVIAIPLDAERRGARFGEVCAAVAFVLRDVLRCGCVPGAGSGQPAAAGSDAEEPAAGSKRRLPEAPAVPAPPGGKKPRRDVAEEEAASNWSCAVWHRVWTGRRRVRRQLQHGAEEPAGDELALERKVSEAIARRGGERPAQPLLRFEAGARAADARREARVLLRLVPSPASPAALFRDFCHFLRGFLPAAVRRRLGVAGGAEPRSGGGRGGVFCTLSFGSKRFALFQLCPSIPPRFLPIPPHSNSRPGWVRARKSGAGRMQIAVRRGPIALPRGAGEEAARMGTGGAAEHGEDSRVGAWLC; this is encoded by the exons ATGGAGCCGGCTCCAGGCCCTGACCCGGGCTCGGGTGTAGGCCCCGGCCCGGCCATGGACCCGGCCCCAGGCCCGGCTGTAGGCCCAGACCAGGCCCCGGCTGTAGGCCCCGACCCCGGCCCGGCCATGGACGCGGCCCCAGGCCCGGCTGTAGGCCCAGACCAGGCCCCGGTTCTAGGCCCAGACCAGGCCCCGGGTGTAGGCCCCGACCCCGGCCCGGCCATGGACCCGGCCCCAGGCCCGGCTGTAGGCCCAGACCAGGCCCCGGCTGTAGGCCCCGGCCTGGCCATGGACGCGGCCCCAGGCCCGGCTGTAGGCCCAGACCAGGCCCCGGTTCTAGGCCCAGACCAGGCCCCGGGTGTAGGCCCCGACCCCGGCCTGGCCATGGACACGGCCCCAGGCCCGGTTCTAGGCCCTGACCCAGGCCCCGACCCCAGCCCGGCCATGGCCGCAGGCCCCAGCCCATCCCCCGACCCGGCAGCGGACCCCGACGTGGAAGCGCTACCCCGGGGCGGGTTCCGCTGCCGCCTGTGCCAGATCTCGGCGGCCAACC gGCCCAGCCTGGCGGATCACCTGCGGGGGAAGAAGCACGGGCGGCTGCGGAGCCTGCGGGCTGAGCGACGCGCCCAGGAACGCCGCAGCCTTTTCGTCAGTGGTTTCGCCCGCGGCACCTCGGGCTCTGAGCTGGCCGAGTACTTCAGGGCCTTCGGGGACGTGGCCGCCGTGGTGATGGACAAGGAGAAG GGCGCCTACGCCATCGTGGAGCTGCGAGACCCCGCGGGCCGGGAGCGGGCGTTGGCGGAGCCCCAGCACGGCTTGGCCGGGCACCGGCTCCGCGTCCGGCCCCGGGAGGAGAAAGCTTTCGCCTACGGCCCCCCGGGACGCGGCGCCCGCCGGGAGCCCCTCGGCCcggggcagctggagcaggcgCTTTGCCAGGCCTCGGAT GTGGACGCCCAGATGTCGCAGCTGGTGGGGCTGCTGGCGCTGAGCGAGGCCGAGCGCCGCGTGCGGCACCTCCTGGTGACGCTTTTCCAGGAGGTTTTCACCGAGTTCTTCCCCG GCTGCGCCGTCGTCCCCTTCGGCTCCTCCGTCAACGGCTTCGACGCCCGCGGCTGCGACCTCGACCTCCTCCTCGACCTGGAACCCACCAAATCCCTCCAGGCGTCGGCGCGAGAAGCTCCCGGCTCCGGCGCCGGCTCCGGCGCCGACGACTCCATGCTGAGCGACGTGGACCTGGCGCTGACGCCGGCgccggagctgctggagctggtggcgACCGTGCTGCGGCGCTGCGTGCCGGGCGTCGGCCGCGTCcgcgccgtccccgccgcccgccgccccgtcGTCAAGTTCTCCCACAAGCAGTCGGGATTGGCGGGCGACATCTCCGTCGACAACAG GCTGGCGCTCCTCAACACCCGGTTCCTGCGGCTCTGCGCCGAGGCGGACGCCCGCGTGCGGCCGCTGGTCTACGCGGTGCGGCTGTGGGCCAAGCGGCAGGGCCTGGCAG GAAACCCCGCCGGCGGCGGCCCCCTCCTCAACAACTACGCCCTGACGCTGCTGGTGCTGTTCTTCCTGCAGACGCGCagcccccccgtgctgcccgccGTCGCCCGGCTGCGGGACGTGGCAG GCGACGAGGACCGCGCCGTCGTGGCCGGCTGGGACTGCAGCTTCCCGCGGGACGCGGCGACGCTGGAGCCCAGCGCCAACGCCGAGAGTCCGT CCTCGCTGCTGGCCGCGTTCTTCGGCGACTTCGGCGACTTCGACTTCGCGGCGCGGGTGATCTCGCTGCGGGagggccgggcgctgcc gctcGCCGAGGCCGACCGGGAGCTGAAGTTGGGGTCCCTCAACCTGCAGGACCCCTTCGAGCTGAGCCACAACGTGGCCGCCAACGTCACCGAGAAAACGGCGGCGCGATTCGGCCGCTGCTGCCGCGCCGCCGCCAAATATTGCCGCAGCCTCCAGTACCGGCGCAAATCCTGCAAGGGCCGGGCCTGGGGGCTGACGCGGCTCTTCCAGCCCGGCGCGGTCGAGCCGGGCGCGGCGAGCGCCGGCGCTTTCGTCATCGCCATTCCCCTGGACGCCGAGCGGCGCGGCGCCCGCTTTGGGGAGGTCTGCGCCGCCGTCGCCTTCGTGCTGCGGGACGTGCTGCGGTGCGGCTGCGTGCCCGGCGCGGGGTCCGGGCAGCCGGCGGCCGCCGGATCGGACGCggaggagccggcggcgggcTCCAAGCGTCGCCTGCCCGAAGcgcccgccgtccccgcgccgccGGGCGGGAAGAAACCGCGCCGCGACGTCGCCGAGGAGGAAGCGGCGTCGAACTGGAGCTGCGCCGTGTGGCACCGCGTCTGGACGGGCCGCCGCCGCGTACGCCGGCAGCTGCAGCACGGCGCCGAGGAGCCGGCGGGCGACGAGCTGGCGCTGGAGCGGAAGGTGTCGGAAGCCatcgcgcggcgcggcggcgagcGGCCGGCGCAACCGCTGCTGCGCTTCGAGGCCGGCGCCCGG GCGGCCGACGCGCGGCGGGAAGCGCGGGTGCTGCTGCGCCTCGTGCCTTCCCCCGCCTCT CCCGCCGCGCTTTTCCGGGACTTTTGCCACTTTTTGCGGGGTTTTCTGCCCGCCGCGGTGCGACGGCGcctgggggtggcggggggcgcggagccccgcagcgggggggggcggggaggtgTGTTCTGCACCCTGAGCTTCGGCAGTAAAAGGTTCG CTCTGTTCCAGCTCTGCCCTTCTATTCCTCCCCGTTTCCTCCCCATTCCCCCCCATTCCAACTCCCGGCCCGGCTGGGTTCGGGCACGGAAGAGCGGGGCGGGGCGAATGCAAATCGCAGTGCGCAGAGGGCCAATCGCGTTGCCGCGAGGAGCCGGCGAAGAGGCGGCGCGGATGGGGACCGGGGGCGCTGCTGAGCATGGGGAAGATAGCCGGGTGGGGGCGTGGCTATGCTAA